The sequence below is a genomic window from Wyeomyia smithii strain HCP4-BCI-WySm-NY-G18 chromosome 1, ASM2978416v1, whole genome shotgun sequence.
CccatgttttatttgaaaatcgaagaacgatataaaatttttgaaaatcaagctTTTCAAGGTGAATACCTATAGAGTCAGAAATCCGTAAATAGCTAAACAACTCACTTTTTTTCTCGTgcaattttttgtaaaaatataaaatgataatctgcaactttgccgaagacgttggGGGCCATCCACGTACCACGTGGGGGTGGGGgtaataatcgttaaaaatctgtccacgtggtatgtggatggcccatcTGTGGAAAGTATTAGCAAATCCAAAACTGACAAAAAATATGAGTAATAAATATGGGACATTTTTCATGGCATTGCTGTAACGCGACGAATATATGTATTACATTTACGTACTTTGATAGGCTATACTGTCCTGTGGTATATAATTCTGAATATTGTCGACATTTCGAGTCATTGCTTTGTATTCTTTTGCTTCTTGCTCACACCGAAGCTTGATACACCGCGCTTCTAATTCCGGGTTACGCTCTATAATTTCATTCTTTGGAAGTGCTATTTTACAATCCCGTATCAGCTCATGTAAATAAGGCAACTCGTTATTCTGTTTTCGTAATTGAGTAACTACTCGTTGTAACCATTTGAGATCGTTTAGCACTAAAACTTCAAAACCAAAAACTTGTAGCTCTCTATCATTTAGATTATTTGATCGCTCTTTCAGATAAGCAGTCTTAAAGGTCAAAGATTCTTTccccatgatttttttttcatttggctTCTGCTGATACGAGCTGAAGTTCTGCACTTCAACtggtttttcatttatttttgacATGTCATAAACGAAGTCGCGAATCGATTCAGAATGAAGTGGATCACGACAGATATAAGTTTTAATGAAGTTTATTAATTTCGCTGAAGGAACAATTTTCATCGTGGTTTCATTTATTGGAAGAGCCATCTGAAATTGTTTAAGCGATTTAAAGTTTGTTTTCAAGTGGTACCGATATTATTTgaaccaaataaaaaaattattgctcttAAAACtactgtgttgtcttattggtatTGGAAGAGTAATAAAAGTTAGTGTTTGGtccaatgatttttttaatacaaaTAAGTTGAACTATATGATACACTTACCTGATTTGTTCAGAAATAGCAATTTTGTAACAAATGTTGGCGAGAATCAGCAGTTTTTTATGATCAGATATATATTTTGAACGTCAGACTCATGGGACTCATGTGACCTAGTATCTAGtaatgggaaacttatcgatactaaTCGATAAATGTCAGACATCGATAATATCGTTATTTTTGAcattaacgataattatcgacaTTCGCGTTGATGCCCGCtaaaaaattttgacagatggTATTATACGCATGTATCAACTAAATCGGGTGTTTGTGCAATCGACATATTGATCAGTCAATTTCGTCAAACCACGTATGTTGACTATTTTTGTCACCTGATTTCTtggataaaaaaatgagttctcGTTAGATGTGAATTTAATCCGTTATAAGATCGCTTTATTATATAAAGTAAAATCATATGATATTTTTTGAGTTGATTTGTAAGCAAACGAAATAGGATTTCGTAGTGTTTTTCAAAATGGTTCCGGGAGTAGAAGCAGCATAAGATTTTTCGTCGGATAATTCTATATATTTCATGTAAGTAAAAACACATTCTTGAGTATTTTACAACTACTCACAGTTGCATGAATCGTTTATGTAACTTCTTCAATCATTAACAGATGATAGCATCGGTTTTTTAACTTTCAGACAAATTTCCTGTTGCACTTCTACATTTCGTAAGATTTATTTTGTCTTTCATCTCAGGTAAGAGAATTTATTATATAAAGATAATGAGTAAGATTGTGATTTATGTTGGAACATCTATTTCTTAGATTACGTAGTTTGTGCAAGCAACCAAGCCTAGCATTTTAGTAACGTAGTCTTTTCATCTTCCCTTACATTGTCATTCGTTGTTACATCTAATAAAACGAGTTTTCTACGAAATGAAAAGTTTCCGTATAAATTATTATCAGATATCACGCGTATTACTCTAGCTTATCCCGGAATCGTTAAACTCAAACAGGTTACGGGACCCGCACGAAAATGGCAGAAGAAAATGCCGAAAGATTCGGAATCAAGCAGTTTGGAGGTACAGGTTATGCTGAGTGGAGCTACCGAGTGGAAATTGTGCTTGACGAGAAAGGCTTACTTGACCATGTGAAGGAGGCACAGGCGGAGCCAGCTGCTTGGAAGCGAGATGATAAAAAAGCAAAAGGCTTGATCATACGCTGTATTCATGACGATCTACTGGACATGACCCGCGACTGTGCTACTGCCTTTGATGTGTGGGATATTTTAAAAAGTACATTCAATCGGTCCAGTGTAGCAAAACGCTTGTTGCTAAAGACGGAACTAGTTAACCTCAAACTTCGTGATGCCGAAACACTGCAGCCTTTTTTTATGCGCTACGATAGAATTATCCGGGAGTTGCGTGAGGCTGGGAAAAAGTCCGACGAAATTGATAAAGTGGTTCGACTACTGATGCTGATGCCAGAGATAT
It includes:
- the LOC129718952 gene encoding uncharacterized protein LOC129718952 isoform X1 — protein: MALPINETTMKIVPSAKLINFIKTYICRDPLHSESIRDFVYDMSKINEKPVEVQNFSSYQQKPNEKKIMGKESLTFKTAYLKERSNNLNDRELQVFGFEVLVLNDLKWLQRVVTQLRKQNNELPYLHELIRDCKIALPKNEIIERNPELEARCIKLRCEQEAKEYKAMTRNVDNIQNYIPQDSIAYQRILLYLSRLYDWKNASLWTLTRSLPQSEETFSVGNSVARFSFCLFQIFEKMTWQRWLERQQFQQTDANYWKVVKEKTLGLTGEDIGKQNSFKIWLRNYLQLADKFFDLWSDSFLLRIQTILKDTFAGKINVLAE
- the LOC129718952 gene encoding uncharacterized protein LOC129718952 isoform X2, which codes for MALPINETTMKIVPSAKLINFIKTYICRDPLHSESIRDFVYDMSKINEKPVEVQNFSSYQQKPNEKKIMGKESLTFKTAYLKERSNNLNDRELQVFGFEVLVLNDLKWLQRVVTQLRKQNNELPYLHELIRDCKIALPKNEIIERNPELEARCIKLRCEQEAKEYKAMTRNVDNIQNYIPQDSIAYQTKQINRQLIAVGQFIFSVIAGFAFGFIGIELIVGQLDFGFRLLLGIIIALIIALAEIYFLAKKLNEDYSITSSLSKTVDGSKRKVETEEFIHRNDTLHNKKSHQD